In Silene latifolia isolate original U9 population chromosome 3, ASM4854445v1, whole genome shotgun sequence, a single window of DNA contains:
- the LOC141647959 gene encoding uncharacterized protein LOC141647959 → MDSESDKWGWKHVSVFGGFDKSSGTKKWKCNHCNMRYNGSYSRVRAHLLGFTGAGVKSCVAIEKSLREELRRLEEGRFQRKKKKNPLNEKSGKRIKNPRISFSSSVTSLAKEDVDEVVARYFYADGLSMNIVSSSYFREMVQAISAFGPGYEPPSKDMLSDTFISKEKAKLEKAIALVRESWPHTGCTIICVNSLDGSLGCLCIHFFITSSRGFMFLKSIDINDGDEADNLFINVLSDLIIELGPINVLQIISHLGQASSAFESVLLSKFPRIFWSHCTAHSIQVLMEEIAELDWMKSVVSCARGIEQIVLTYQQSPSCAFYYSQESSNALSMRFAPSYCLVQNIYQMKEALQDLVMSNEWKQWKLNTAGDFVSTEATILGDDFWCRAQIMLQLCEPFVRLVASFNIDKSIMGDVYNWRVQSLEDVRNMGIDDIALNQMELLIENRWNVLFSPLHAAGYMLNPRYFGRGQSKDKTLMRGWKTTLDRYEPESALRYLLREQLSIYWRLEGSFGEDDAMECRDKMDPVTWWENFGFDTPQLQALAIKVLSQVSSVSLCRESGSCESLPCRESVRRMGVERIEDLVFVRNNLNLLRQTSGVLSSIDT, encoded by the coding sequence ATGGATTCCGAATCTGATAAATGGGGCTGGAAACATGTTAGTGTGTTTGGAGGATTTGATAAAAGTAGTGGCACAAAAAAATGGAAATGTAATCATTGTAATATGAGATACAACGGGTCCTACTCTCGCGTTAGGGCCCACCTTCTTGGGTTCACTGGTGCTGGCGTAAAGAGTTGTGTAGCAATCGAGAAGTCTCTGAGAGAAGAACTTCGAAGGCTAGAAGAGGGACGTTTtcagagaaaaaagaaaaagaacccTCTTAATGAAAAGAGCGGGAAGCGCATCAAAAATCCCCGAATAAGTTTCTCCAGCTCTGTCACATCTCTTGCTAAAGAAGATGTAGATGAAGTTGTGGCCAGGTATTTCTATGCAGATGGTTTAAGTATGAACATTGTCAGTTCAtcatattttcgagaaatggtcCAAGCAATATCAGCTTTTGGCCCTGGATACGAGCCCCCTTCAAAAGACATGTTATCTGATACTTTCATCAGCAAAGAAAAAGCAAAGCTAGAGAAAGCTATTGCCCTAGTTAGGGAATCCTGGCCCCATACGGGATGCACCATCATTTGTGTTAACAGTTTGGACGGTTCTCTCGGATGCTTATGCATACATTTCTTCATCACTAGCTCTAGAGGGTTTATGTTTTTGAAATCAATCGATATAAATGACGGCGATGAAGCCGACAATTTATTCATCAATGTTCTAAGTGATTTGATTATAGAACTAGGGCCTATAAATGTACTACAGATAATATCACATCTTGGCCAAGCAAGCAGCGCTTTTGAGTCGGTTCTATTGTCGAAGTTTCCTCGCATATTTTGGTCTCATTGTACTGCACATTCTATTCAAGTGCTGATGGAAGAGATTGCTGAGCTGGACTGGATGAAATCCGTGGTATCGTGTGCTCGAGGAATTGAGCAAATTGTTTTGACATACCAACAGTCTCCGTCTTGTGCCTTTTACTATTCACAGGAGAGTTCAAATGCCCTTTCGATGAGATTTGCTCCTTCCTATTGTTTAGTTCAAAATATCTACCAAATGAAGGAAGCATTACAAGATTTAGTCATGAGCAATGAGTGGAAACAATGGAAGCTTAATACTGCAGGTGATTTTGTGAGTACCGAAGCCACTATTTTAGGGGATGATTTCTGGTGTAGGGCCCAGATAATGTTACAACTCTGTGAACCCTTTGTGAGACTTGTTGCTAGTTTCAATATCGACAAATCGATCATGGGAGACGTCTATAACTGGCGGGTCCAATCACTAGAAGATGTAAGGAACATGGGCATTGATGATATTGCATTGAACCAAATGGAGTTACTGATAGAAAACAGATGGAATGTCTTGTTTTCACCCCTTCATGCAGCAGGTTATATGCTAAACCCCAGGTATTTCGGCAGAGGTCAAAGCAAGGACAAGACCCTTATGAGGGGCTGGAAGACTACACTAGATAGATATGAGCCTGAAAGTGCCCTAAGGTATCTACTTAGGGAACAACTTAGTATTTACTGGAGATTAGAGGGGTCCTTTGGAGAGGACGATGCTATGGAGTGTAGAGATAAAATGGACCCGGTTACTTGGTGGGAGAATTTCGGGTTTGATACACCCCAGTTGCAGGCTTTAGCTATAAAGGTTCTGAGCCAGGTTTCGAGCGTGTCGTTGTGCCGAGAGAGTGGTTCATGTGAAAGCCTTCCATGTCGGGAAAGTGTTCGAAGGATGGGAGTGGAAAGAATAGAGGATCTTGTTTTTGTGAGAAATAACCTCAACCTTTTGCGCCAGACAAGTGGGGTTTTAAGTTCCATCGATACCTAG